Below is a genomic region from Phragmitibacter flavus.
TAAACCCTCACCCGCTTCCCAGGCTGCCAAGCCGCAAACGCCGCCTGCGTCCCAAACTCTTGCCGCGCCCGAGCTTCATCCGCCTCTGGCACACCCGGCGTTGCTGACGAATGCGAAAACCGCTCCCCGCGATACTCCATCCCGTCCACCTCATAGCGGTAAACCACCCCCACCGCAGGCCGCGCGCCCTTCGAGTGATACTCCGATACTACCCGCGTTGCCACCACCCGCCCCTCCACCGACGGCCACGAAGTTGAACGCATCGCCGGCCACAAGCCCGCCACTCCCATCCACAACATCGAACCACCCCCGAAAAGCAACGTCATTGTCACCACCCAGGCCCCCCTGATGGTCAAACCCCTTTTCAGCCCCCTCCCGCCTTGCTTACTCTTTTTCATTCGCTCCACCTTTCTTCCAGCCGGTCACCTTCCCATCCCATCTTCCGAACGTTTCCAGCACATCCTTCAAAAAACTCCGTCGCCCCATCAACAGCGCCAGCCCCCATGCCGTCATCAGCGACACCAACCCCAAACCCAACAAAAAAACGCCACCCCCCAAATGAGCTTCGAGCCCACCCACCTTCCTTCCCAAAAATTCCGACATCGCCATCTGAAAAAGCGAATCGGTATTGCGCCGTGCATACATCAACTGGCCCACCAACCCAATCCACAAAACCACCATCCACACCACTCCCTCACGATCCCGGTAAAACCACCAGGACAACGCGCCACCCAGCAGCACCGCCATCGGCACCGCCAGCATCATGAGCGCCTGCAACGGCACCTCCCCACCAAGCCATCCCCAGCCCAGCCACTGGATACCTACCAGCAAAGCCGCTAAAACAAACCAGGCCCCCTTCATACCACTCTTCATAAAACACTCCCTTCATGCTGACAACCCCCAAACACCGGGCGGCGGAATTCCCGCGTGACCGTTTTTATACGATCATTGATTCCCCCAGGGTCTGTGCGAATCCTACTGGAAATGATCCATCC
It encodes:
- a CDS encoding DUF3592 domain-containing protein, which codes for MTLLFGGGSMLWMGVAGLWPAMRSTSWPSVEGRVVATRVVSEYHSKGARPAVGVVYRYEVDGMEYRGERFSHSSATPGVPEADEARARQEFGTQAAFAAWQPGKRVRVYYDPKDPAQAVLMRGRVWVGWALTGLGLGVFFIGLLEWRRIRRRMKVEREGGGCEDAQGSQAG